A genomic window from Brassica oleracea var. oleracea cultivar TO1000 chromosome C8, BOL, whole genome shotgun sequence includes:
- the LOC106310422 gene encoding cyclin-U2-2, with the protein MSLQLRLHHFKENHLFLVDTTLLTFRQKYNKSSMAVSNSLTISPRKLRSDLYSYSNQDNTKTPLVISVLSSLIDRTLTRNQRISRKASPASSTSGRSGKTEIFDCREIPDMTIQSYLERIFRYTKAGPSVYVVAYVYIDRFCQLNPGFRISLANVHSLLITTIMIASKYVEDLNYRNSYFAKVGGLETEDLNKLELEFLFLMGFKLHVNVSVFESYCCHLEREVSFGGGYQIEKALRCAEEIKSRQMIVQDPKHHHHHHHHQFARVFL; encoded by the exons ATGTCACTTCAACTTAGATTACATCACTTCAAAGAAAATCATCTCTTCCTCGTCGATACAACTTTGCTAACTTTCCGACAAAAGTATAACAAGAGTTCAATGGCGGTTTCTAATTCTCTAACAATCTCTCCAAGAAAACTCCGGTCTGACCTTTACTCTTACTCGAACCAAGACAATACCAAGACACCGCTGGTTATCTCTGTTTTATCTTCTCTTATCGACCGAACTCTAACTCGAAACCAGAGAATCAGTCGTAAAGCTTCGCCGGCCTCGTCTACTTCCGGCCGGAGTGGCAAAACTGAGATCTTTGATTGCCGTGAAATTCCAGATATGACCATCCAATCGTACCTAGAGAGAATTTTCCGGTACACTAAAGCCGGTCCATCGGTTTACGTGGTGGCTTATGTCTACATTGACCGGTTCTGTCAACTCAATCCCGGTTTTAGAATCAGTCTCGCTAATGTACATAGCCTCTTAATCACCACCATCATGATCGCTTCTAAATACGTCGAAGATTT GAATTACAGAAATTCATATTTTGCCAAAGTAGGTGGATTAGAGACAGAGGATTTGAACAAATTAGAGTTAGAGTTTCTGTTCTTGATGGGATTCAAGCTACATGTTAATGTGAGTGTGTTCGAGAGTTATTGTTGTCATCTCGAAAGAGAGGTCAGCTTTGGAGGAGGTTATCAGATTGAGAAGGCATTGCGTTGCGCCGAAGAAATCAAATCTAGACAAATGATCGTTCAAGATCCTAAACATCATCATCATCATCATCATCATCAGTTTGCTCGAGTCTTTTTGTAG
- the LOC106310166 gene encoding zinc finger protein ZAT9-like: protein MLVDSTSLYFFFLLFLLLLSLLLKMESYKRKFCFKSFVNGRALGGHMRSHMPTLHKFSIQEEEERPSQLGDESKSDVSSSEEGQEQKISGSREEKHPTMDDDGSETESSRDIVNLKRKRSKRTRKLDSFASKKMKTSQLGYKNEPEAEPPQSSASDTTTEEDLALCLMMLSRDKWRKNKVSSSKEVVEEIDAEASEGDKMINRATTTTKGRYTCETCGKVFKSYQALGGHRASHKKNRVTNKTDYDIVLVAAEKRIHECPICLRVFASGQALGGHKRSHGLGNLSVNHHHQVRIESVKEKMIDLNLPAPTEEEEVSMVFQ, encoded by the coding sequence ATGCTTGTAGATTCCACTTCTCTCTACTTTTTTTTCCTCCTCTTCTTGCTTCTTTTGTCTTTGTTATTGAAGATGGAAAGCTACAAGCGCAAGTTTTGCTTTAAGAGCTTCGTCAACGGAAGAGCATTAGGTGGCCACATGAGATCTCACATGCCCACTCTTCACAAGTTTAGCATTCAAGAAGAAGAGGAAAGGCCGAGTCAACTCGGTGATGAGAGTAAGTCGGATGTTTCTTCGTCTGAAGAAGGACAAGAACAAAAGATCAGTGGGTCGAGGGAGGAGAAGCATCCAACGATGGATGATGATGGAAGCGAGACAGAGTCGTCGAGGGATATTGTTAACTTGAAACGGAAACGTTCCAAGCGAACTCGGAAACTCGATTCGTTCGCGAGCAAGAAGATGAAAACGAGTCAACTCGGTTACAAGAACGAGCCTGAGGCTGAGCCTCCTCAAAGCTCAGCTTCTGATACAACGACGGAGGAAGATCTGGCCCTTTGCCTCATGATGCTCTCGAGAGACAAATGGAGGAAGAACAAAGTTAGTAGTAGTAAAGAAGTAGTGGAAGAGATCGACGCAGAAGCATCAGAAGGCGACAAGATGATTAATCGAGCAACAACAACTACGAAAGGGAGATACACGTGCGAGACATGTGGGAAGGTGTTTAAATCTTATCAAGCATTAGGTGGGCATAGAGCAAGCCACAAGAAGAACAGAGTCACCAACAAAACAGATTACGATATTGTGCTTGTTGCTGCCGAGAAGAGAATCCATGAATGTCCGATTTGTCTTAGAGTTTTCGCGTCGGGACAAGCACTTGGTGGGCATAAGAGATCACACGGACTAGGGAACTTGTCTGTAAATCATCATCATCAAGTACGGATTGAGTCAGTGAAAGAGAAGATGATAGATCTTAATCTTCCTGCACCAACCGAGGAAGAAGAAGTCTCTATGGTGTTTCAATGA